The Burkholderia ubonensis genome has a window encoding:
- a CDS encoding MFS transporter, translated as MQASELSGAPRAAERALTRSDYKTLGLAALGGALEFYDFIIFVFFAPAIGQLFFPHDIPEWLRVLQTYGIFAAGYLARPLGGVIMAHFGDLVGRKRMFTLSVLMMSVPTLLMGLLPTYDTVGILAPVLLLLFRILQGAAVGGEVPGAWVFVSEHVPSRHIGYACGTLTAGLTAGILLGSLVAAGINRRYAPAEVTAFAWRIPFLLGGVFGLFSVYLRRWLHETPVFTEMKAKKALAAEIPLKAVLRDHGRAVIVSMLLTWMLSAAIVVVILMTPALLQKQFHLSPATTLFANSIATLCLTAGCITAGSLAGWIGAKRVLGLGGLVLAACYYLLFAQVAADASTLPLYYGIAGFAVGAIGAVPFVMVKSFPAVVRFSGISFSYNVAYAIFGGLTPVIVSLMMKSNPLAPVVYVAAICVLGAIAVQFAKDAKELTDAR; from the coding sequence ATGCAAGCTTCCGAATTGAGCGGCGCCCCGCGCGCCGCCGAGCGCGCGCTGACGCGCAGCGACTACAAGACCCTCGGCCTCGCCGCGCTCGGCGGCGCGCTCGAGTTCTACGACTTCATCATCTTCGTGTTCTTCGCGCCCGCGATCGGGCAGCTGTTCTTCCCGCACGACATCCCCGAATGGCTGCGCGTGCTGCAGACCTACGGCATCTTCGCGGCCGGCTATCTCGCGCGTCCGCTCGGCGGCGTGATCATGGCGCACTTCGGCGACCTCGTCGGCCGCAAGCGGATGTTCACGCTGAGCGTGCTGATGATGTCGGTCCCGACGCTGCTGATGGGCCTCCTGCCGACCTACGACACGGTCGGCATCCTCGCACCCGTGCTGCTGCTGCTGTTCCGCATCCTGCAGGGCGCGGCGGTCGGCGGCGAGGTGCCCGGCGCATGGGTGTTCGTGTCCGAGCACGTGCCGTCGCGCCACATCGGCTACGCGTGCGGCACGCTGACCGCGGGCCTCACGGCCGGCATCCTGCTCGGCTCGCTCGTCGCGGCCGGCATCAACCGCCGCTACGCACCCGCCGAGGTCACCGCGTTCGCGTGGCGCATCCCGTTCCTGCTCGGCGGCGTGTTCGGCCTGTTCTCCGTCTACCTGCGCCGCTGGCTGCACGAGACGCCGGTGTTCACCGAAATGAAGGCGAAAAAGGCGCTCGCGGCCGAGATCCCGCTGAAGGCCGTGCTGCGCGACCACGGCCGCGCGGTGATCGTGTCGATGCTGCTCACGTGGATGCTGTCGGCGGCGATCGTCGTCGTGATCCTGATGACGCCCGCGCTGCTGCAGAAGCAGTTCCACCTGTCGCCGGCCACGACGCTGTTCGCGAACAGCATCGCGACGCTGTGCCTGACCGCCGGCTGCATCACCGCGGGCTCGCTCGCCGGCTGGATCGGCGCAAAGCGCGTGCTCGGCCTCGGCGGCCTCGTGCTGGCCGCGTGCTATTACCTGCTGTTCGCGCAGGTCGCGGCCGACGCGTCGACGCTGCCGCTCTACTACGGGATCGCGGGCTTCGCGGTCGGCGCGATCGGCGCGGTGCCGTTCGTGATGGTGAAGAGCTTCCCGGCCGTCGTGCGGTTCTCGGGAATCTCGTTCTCGTACAACGTCGCCTATGCGATCTTCGGCGGCCTGACGCCGGTGATCGTGTCGCTGATGATGAAGTCGAATCCACTCGCGCCGGTGGTGTACGTCGCAGCGATTTGCGTGCTCGGCGCGATCGCGGTGCAGTTCGCGAAGGATGCGAAGGAGCTGACGGACGCTCGCTGA
- the garD gene encoding galactarate dehydratase has protein sequence MTASPLYIRVHPDDNVAIVVNDGGLPEGATFADGLTLREGVPQGHKVALADLAAGDPIVRYGVVIGYALTDLRRGSWVNERTMRMPEPPGLDDLPLATRKAPPLPPLEGYTFEGFRNPDGSVGTRNILAITTTVQCVSGVVEHAVKRIKAELLPRYPNVDDVVGLEHTYGCGVAIDAPDADIPIRTLRNISLNPNFGGEVMTVSLGCEKLQPDRLLPPGAVPVAADGEPGDNGGVVCLQDAAHVGFNSMIDSIMTMAEPHLERLNRRRRETCPASDLVVGVQCGGSDAFSGLTANPAVGFAADLLVRAGATIMFSEVTEVRDGVAQLTSRAANEDVARAIIREMDWYDRYLQRGRVDRSANTTPGNKKGGLSNIVEKAMGSIVKSGSAPIAGVVPPGERARQKGLLYAATPASDFICGTLQLAAGMNLHVFTTGRGTPYGLAQVPVIKVATRSDLARRWHDLMDLDAGQIATGAATIEDVGWELFRLMLDVASGRRRTWAEQWQLANALALFNPAPVT, from the coding sequence ATGACTGCTTCTCCTCTTTATATCCGCGTGCATCCGGACGACAACGTCGCGATCGTCGTCAACGACGGCGGCCTGCCGGAGGGCGCGACGTTCGCCGACGGGCTGACGCTGCGCGAGGGCGTGCCGCAGGGGCACAAGGTCGCGCTGGCCGATCTCGCGGCCGGCGATCCGATCGTTCGCTACGGCGTCGTGATCGGCTATGCGCTGACCGACCTGCGGCGCGGCAGCTGGGTCAACGAGCGCACGATGCGCATGCCCGAGCCGCCGGGCCTCGACGACCTGCCGCTCGCGACCCGCAAGGCGCCGCCGCTGCCGCCGCTCGAAGGCTATACGTTCGAGGGCTTTCGCAATCCGGACGGCTCGGTCGGCACGCGCAACATCCTCGCGATCACGACGACCGTGCAGTGCGTGTCGGGCGTCGTCGAGCACGCGGTGAAGCGGATCAAGGCCGAGCTTCTGCCGCGCTATCCGAACGTCGACGACGTGGTCGGGCTCGAGCACACGTACGGCTGCGGCGTCGCGATCGACGCGCCGGACGCCGACATCCCGATCCGCACGCTGCGCAACATCAGCCTGAACCCGAACTTCGGCGGCGAGGTGATGACGGTGAGCCTCGGCTGCGAGAAGCTGCAGCCGGACCGCCTGCTGCCGCCGGGCGCTGTCCCGGTCGCGGCCGATGGTGAGCCGGGTGACAACGGCGGCGTCGTGTGCCTGCAGGACGCCGCGCACGTCGGCTTCAATTCGATGATCGACTCGATCATGACGATGGCCGAGCCGCATCTCGAGCGGCTGAACCGCCGCCGCCGCGAGACCTGCCCGGCGTCGGACCTCGTGGTCGGCGTGCAGTGCGGCGGCAGCGACGCGTTCTCCGGGCTGACCGCGAACCCGGCGGTCGGCTTCGCGGCGGACCTGCTGGTGCGCGCAGGCGCGACGATCATGTTCTCCGAGGTGACGGAAGTGCGCGACGGCGTCGCGCAGCTCACGTCGCGCGCGGCGAACGAGGACGTCGCGCGCGCGATCATCCGCGAGATGGACTGGTACGACCGCTACCTGCAGCGCGGCCGCGTCGACCGCAGCGCGAACACGACGCCCGGCAACAAGAAGGGCGGCCTGTCGAACATCGTCGAGAAGGCGATGGGCTCGATCGTGAAATCGGGCAGCGCGCCGATCGCCGGCGTCGTGCCGCCGGGCGAGCGAGCGCGGCAGAAGGGGCTGCTGTACGCGGCGACGCCCGCGAGCGATTTCATCTGCGGCACGCTGCAGCTAGCGGCGGGGATGAACCTGCACGTGTTCACGACCGGGCGCGGCACGCCATATGGCCTCGCGCAGGTGCCGGTGATCAAGGTCGCGACGCGCAGCGACCTCGCGCGCCGCTGGCACGACCTGATGGATCTCGATGCCGGGCAGATTGCGACCGGCGCGGCGACGATCGAGGATGTGGGCTGGGAACTGTTCCGGCTGATGCTCGACGTCGCGAGCGGCAGGCGCCGCACGTGGGCCGAGCAATGGCAGCTCGCGAACGCGCTGGCGCTGTTCAATCCGGCGCCGGTGACCTGA
- a CDS encoding DoxX family protein: MTRPVDSGVIFFARLALAALFLWGGVMKLLGYGDLVGYLRGLNVPFPTYVAPVVVAIEGLGALLLIVGYKVKPLALLMAFYTLATAVVGHNFWDATNPAVQHEMVIHFWKNVAIAGGFLLLFVTGAGGVSIDALRRPSSSYGALR; the protein is encoded by the coding sequence ATGACGCGTCCAGTCGATTCCGGCGTCATTTTTTTCGCGCGCCTGGCGCTGGCGGCGCTGTTTCTGTGGGGCGGCGTGATGAAGCTGCTCGGCTACGGCGACCTGGTCGGCTACCTGCGCGGCCTGAACGTGCCGTTTCCGACCTATGTCGCGCCGGTCGTCGTCGCCATCGAAGGGCTCGGCGCGCTGCTGCTGATCGTCGGCTACAAGGTGAAGCCGCTCGCCTTGCTGATGGCGTTCTACACGCTGGCGACCGCGGTGGTCGGGCACAATTTCTGGGACGCGACGAACCCCGCCGTCCAGCACGAGATGGTGATCCATTTCTGGAAGAACGTCGCGATCGCCGGCGGCTTCCTGCTGCTGTTCGTGACCGGCGCGGGCGGCGTGAGCATCGACGCGCTGCGCCGGCCGAGTTCGTCGTACGGCGCGCTGCGCTGA
- a CDS encoding RbsD/FucU family protein, whose translation MLKNLDPLLHADILHALRAMGHGDEVVICDANFPAESVARHTAVGRALRIDGADSARVVRAVLSVLPLDTFVDAPAARMEVVGDPAAVPPVQREVQAEIDRAEGRAVPLAGIDRFAFYARAQQAYAVIVTGELRGYGCFIFKKGVLLSDAG comes from the coding sequence ATGTTGAAGAACCTCGATCCGCTGCTGCACGCCGACATCCTGCACGCGCTGCGCGCGATGGGCCACGGCGACGAAGTGGTGATCTGCGATGCGAATTTTCCGGCGGAGTCCGTCGCGCGGCATACGGCGGTCGGCCGCGCGCTGCGCATCGACGGCGCCGATTCGGCGCGGGTCGTGCGCGCGGTGTTGTCCGTGCTGCCGCTCGACACGTTCGTCGATGCGCCCGCGGCGCGGATGGAAGTCGTCGGCGATCCGGCTGCCGTCCCGCCGGTGCAGCGCGAAGTGCAGGCCGAGATCGATCGCGCGGAAGGGCGCGCGGTGCCGCTCGCCGGCATCGACCGGTTCGCGTTCTACGCGCGCGCGCAGCAGGCGTATGCGGTGATCGTCACCGGCGAGTTGCGCGGCTACGGCTGCTTCATCTTCAAAAAAGGCGTGCTGCTGAGCGACGCCGGCTAG